Proteins co-encoded in one Bacteroidales bacterium genomic window:
- the pyrE gene encoding orotate phosphoribosyltransferase yields the protein MLYNNELAYQVAKYLLEIKAVKLNPGEPFTWASGIKSPIYCDNRKTLSYPDIRTFLAKSFADIIRHKYPDVQIIAGVATGAIAIGVLVAQELNLPFIYIRSSQKDHGMQNQIEGDYKKYQKVVIVEDLVSTGMSSLAAFSALQDAEMNVLGMVAIYTYNLTKALKSFEEKKCELITLTDYDTTVSTAIKINYIESAELDTLIEWKKDPASWYDSKTKDKN from the coding sequence ATGTTATATAACAATGAGCTGGCCTATCAAGTTGCAAAATATTTACTTGAAATTAAAGCTGTGAAGTTAAATCCGGGTGAACCTTTTACTTGGGCTTCGGGAATAAAAAGTCCGATCTACTGTGATAACCGTAAAACTTTATCTTATCCGGATATAAGGACTTTCTTGGCGAAAAGTTTTGCAGATATTATCCGCCATAAATATCCGGATGTGCAAATAATTGCAGGTGTAGCAACAGGTGCCATTGCTATTGGTGTATTAGTGGCTCAGGAATTAAATTTGCCCTTTATTTATATCAGATCTTCTCAAAAAGATCACGGAATGCAAAATCAAATTGAAGGCGATTATAAAAAATATCAGAAAGTAGTTATTGTTGAAGATTTGGTTTCAACCGGAATGAGCAGTCTTGCAGCCTTTTCGGCTTTACAGGATGCTGAAATGAATGTTCTGGGAATGGTAGCAATTTATACTTATAATCTTACAAAAGCATTAAAAAGCTTTGAGGAAAAGAAGTGTGAACTTATAACATTAACAGATTACGATACAACGGTAAGTACTGCGATTAAGATTAATTACATAGAAAGCGCAGAGTTGGATACTTTGATCGAATGGAAGAAAGATCCTGCAAGCTGGTATGATAGTAAGACTAAAGATAAAAATTAA
- the ispE gene encoding 4-(cytidine 5'-diphospho)-2-C-methyl-D-erythritol kinase translates to MIIFPVAKINIGLQILSKRNDGFRNIYTFFYPFNDLKDILEIVESKSGQTNIFISGIDLEGNSRDNLCIKAYNLLSKEYDLPPVDIYLHKNIPVGAGLGGGSSDAASTLILLNKMFNLNICNENLKKIAGMLGSDCTFFIDSKPAFASSRGEVLEEVDFNLNKKIIVKTPDIHISTKEAYSLVTPNPDVPDLKTLVFDDIKTWRANIKNDFEEVIFPLYPEIAMIKEEMYANGAIYASMSGSGSAVYGIFE, encoded by the coding sequence ATGATTATTTTCCCAGTTGCAAAGATAAACATTGGTTTGCAAATATTGTCAAAAAGAAATGATGGTTTTCGCAATATTTATACTTTTTTTTATCCTTTTAACGATTTAAAGGATATTTTGGAGATAGTAGAATCAAAATCCGGACAAACAAATATTTTTATTTCAGGAATTGATTTAGAAGGAAATAGTCGGGATAATCTTTGTATTAAAGCTTATAACTTATTATCAAAAGAGTATGATTTACCTCCGGTTGATATTTATTTACACAAAAATATTCCTGTAGGAGCCGGATTAGGCGGCGGTTCTTCGGATGCAGCTTCAACATTGATATTGTTAAATAAGATGTTCAATTTGAATATTTGCAACGAGAACCTAAAAAAAATTGCCGGAATGTTGGGTAGTGACTGTACTTTCTTTATAGACAGTAAGCCCGCTTTTGCGAGCTCGCGCGGTGAAGTTTTGGAAGAAGTTGATTTTAATTTGAATAAGAAGATTATTGTCAAAACTCCGGATATTCATATTTCAACTAAAGAAGCTTATTCTTTAGTAACACCAAACCCTGATGTGCCTGATTTGAAAACATTGGTTTTCGATGATATCAAGACTTGGAGGGCGAATATAAAAAATGATTTTGAAGAAGTTATTTTTCCGCTTTATCCTGAAATTGCAATGATAAAAGAGGAAATGTACGCAAACGGCGCCATTTATGCTTCCATGAGCGGCAGCGGTTCGGCAGTGTATGGAATATTTGAATGA
- a CDS encoding LptF/LptG family permease, translated as MKKLDLYIIRKYFSAFFLAIGLLVIVVIVFDFSEKIDKFLDGNIPFRMIIFDYYANFIPYFFNLFLYLFVFIAVIFFTSQLAQKSEIIAMLSSGISFYRLMRPYIFCALTLTCIAFVLSNFVIPKTNIKLNDFENQYLRKSAKYANYAYDIHMQIGPSTYAYVKNFNGKTNEGNDFTLEKFDFQEGMDYKISSKLIKWSETDSTWTLNNYIERTIFDDREVIKSGTSKTIKINLLPDDMIFVVNDLRTMNFKQLNNFIEEERNKGIRNIVEYEVEKHSRIANSFATIILTVLGFSLASRKKRAGMGLNLGLGIVITFTYILMMQITKVFATNSDLMPWLAAWIPNIFFSLVAIVIMIKAPK; from the coding sequence TTGAAGAAGTTAGATTTATATATAATACGAAAATATTTCTCGGCTTTCTTTCTTGCAATCGGATTACTGGTAATTGTTGTTATAGTTTTCGATTTCTCAGAGAAGATAGATAAGTTTTTAGACGGAAATATCCCATTTCGTATGATAATATTCGATTATTACGCTAATTTCATTCCCTACTTCTTTAATCTTTTTCTGTATTTATTTGTTTTTATTGCCGTAATTTTCTTTACTTCACAATTAGCACAGAAATCGGAAATAATTGCAATGTTAAGCTCCGGAATAAGTTTTTATCGACTTATGCGGCCGTATATCTTCTGTGCCTTAACACTTACCTGTATTGCATTCGTTTTGTCGAACTTTGTTATTCCTAAAACCAATATCAAACTCAATGATTTTGAAAATCAATATCTCAGAAAATCAGCAAAATATGCTAATTATGCTTATGATATTCACATGCAAATAGGACCCTCTACATATGCATATGTAAAGAATTTCAATGGAAAAACCAATGAAGGAAATGATTTTACTTTGGAAAAGTTTGATTTTCAGGAAGGAATGGATTATAAAATATCATCAAAATTAATAAAATGGTCGGAAACCGATAGCACCTGGACGCTTAATAATTATATTGAAAGAACGATTTTTGATGATAGGGAAGTTATTAAGTCGGGTACAAGTAAAACTATAAAAATAAACTTATTGCCTGATGATATGATTTTTGTGGTTAACGATTTGCGAACAATGAACTTTAAGCAACTCAATAATTTTATTGAAGAGGAACGAAATAAGGGAATACGCAATATTGTTGAATATGAAGTCGAAAAACACAGCCGCATTGCAAACTCCTTCGCTACTATAATACTTACCGTTCTCGGTTTTTCTTTAGCATCCAGAAAGAAAAGAGCCGGAATGGGACTTAATCTCGGATTAGGTATTGTAATTACATTTACTTATATATTGATGATGCAAATTACAAAAGTTTTTGCTACAAATAGTGATTTAATGCCTTGGTTAGCTGCCTGGATACCTAATATTTTCTTTTCATTGGTTGCTATTGTTATTATGATCAAGGCTCCCAAGTAA
- a CDS encoding RsmD family RNA methyltransferase, with the protein MRIISGTYKGRRLNPPNNIPVRPITDMAKEALFNILNNIIDYEEIEALDLFAGLGNISFELVSRGCPSVISVDNNVKCTGFIKKTAEDLKMPQISVIKTDAFQFVRRISQKFDFIFADPPYDSPGIPELTQLIFDEDLLNDDGLFVLEHPDDYDFSNHPNFFDHRVYSRVNFSFFRKD; encoded by the coding sequence ATGAGGATAATAAGTGGTACTTATAAAGGAAGGCGGCTGAATCCACCTAATAATATTCCGGTGCGTCCTATAACCGATATGGCGAAGGAAGCGCTTTTCAATATTCTGAATAATATTATTGATTATGAAGAAATAGAAGCTTTGGATCTTTTTGCAGGACTTGGTAATATTTCTTTTGAACTTGTCTCCCGCGGTTGCCCTTCTGTTATTTCGGTTGACAATAATGTTAAATGTACCGGATTTATTAAAAAAACGGCTGAGGATTTAAAAATGCCGCAAATATCTGTTATTAAAACCGATGCATTTCAGTTTGTCAGAAGAATCTCTCAAAAGTTCGATTTTATCTTTGCCGACCCTCCTTATGATAGCCCGGGTATCCCAGAACTTACACAATTAATATTCGATGAAGATTTGTTAAATGATGACGGATTATTTGTTTTGGAACATCCTGATGATTATGATTTCAGCAACCACCCGAATTTTTTCGATCATAGAGTTTACAGCAGAGTAAATTTTTCATTCTTTAGAAAAGATTAA
- a CDS encoding L-serine ammonia-lyase: protein MDSIKRIFKIGYGPSSSHTMGPVNACNKFLENVKDAPSFKVILYGTLAATGKGHLTDVALLRQFPKNNLKIEWKPDVFLPEHPNGMEFFAYDADGNVIKQQKYFSLGGGDISTDSTRGKDHIIYELSTMEDILDYLKTRRLWEYVNECEGNEIWEYLGEVWYIMRESIKNGLEHESTLPGVLQLPRKASAVYSRLQGMNHALKQRYSAMAYAFAVAEENASGGKIVTAPTCGSSGILPAVLYVYTEYYEKNDKKILHALATAGLIGNLIKYNASISGAEVGCQGEVGVACSMAAAAMNQLQGGSPQQIEYAAEMGLEHHLGLTCDPVCGLVQVPCIERNAFAAVRAIDAGFYSLFTDGSHLISFDRVVKVMKATGHDLPSLYKETSLGGLASGQGFNCENE, encoded by the coding sequence ATGGATTCAATTAAAAGAATTTTCAAAATCGGTTACGGTCCTTCAAGTTCTCATACTATGGGACCGGTTAATGCGTGTAATAAATTTCTTGAAAACGTTAAAGATGCACCGAGTTTTAAAGTAATTCTGTACGGAACTCTTGCCGCAACAGGAAAAGGTCACTTAACGGATGTAGCTTTATTGCGGCAATTTCCTAAAAATAATCTCAAAATTGAATGGAAGCCGGATGTCTTTCTTCCGGAACATCCTAACGGAATGGAATTTTTTGCCTATGATGCCGACGGTAATGTAATCAAACAACAGAAATATTTCAGTCTCGGTGGCGGAGATATATCTACTGACAGTACACGCGGTAAAGATCATATAATTTACGAGCTTTCTACTATGGAAGATATTCTGGATTATCTGAAAACAAGGCGGTTGTGGGAATATGTTAATGAATGCGAGGGTAATGAAATCTGGGAATATCTTGGCGAAGTTTGGTATATAATGAGAGAATCAATAAAAAACGGTTTGGAACACGAAAGTACTTTACCCGGTGTTTTACAGCTTCCAAGAAAAGCTTCTGCGGTATATAGCAGATTACAAGGAATGAATCATGCGCTTAAACAAAGATATTCTGCGATGGCGTATGCTTTTGCTGTTGCGGAAGAAAATGCCAGCGGCGGCAAAATCGTTACGGCGCCTACATGCGGTTCGTCCGGTATTTTACCTGCGGTTTTGTATGTTTATACCGAATATTATGAAAAGAATGATAAGAAAATACTTCATGCTCTTGCAACGGCAGGATTAATTGGTAATCTTATCAAATATAACGCATCTATCAGTGGTGCTGAGGTCGGTTGTCAGGGTGAAGTTGGTGTCGCTTGTTCAATGGCCGCTGCCGCAATGAACCAACTGCAAGGCGGCTCACCGCAACAAATTGAATATGCTGCCGAAATGGGACTGGAACATCATCTTGGCTTAACTTGCGATCCGGTTTGCGGATTAGTTCAGGTTCCGTGTATTGAAAGAAATGCTTTTGCGGCTGTTAGAGCTATTGATGCCGGATTTTATTCTCTTTTTACTGATGGATCTCATCTGATAAGTTTTGATAGGGTAGTTAAAGTTATGAAAGCTACCGGACATGATTTGCCTTCTTTATACAAGGAAACTTCGTTGGGCGGATTGGCTTCGGGTCAAGGTTTTAATTGTGAAAATGAGTAA
- a CDS encoding DUF2795 domain-containing protein yields the protein MYWTLELASKLEDAPWPCTREELIDYSIRTGAPKEVIENLTEMEDEGEIYESIEDIWPDYPTKEDFFFHEDEY from the coding sequence ATGTATTGGACATTGGAGTTGGCATCGAAGTTGGAAGATGCTCCTTGGCCCTGCACCCGGGAGGAATTAATAGATTATAGTATTCGTACAGGTGCACCGAAAGAGGTTATTGAAAATCTAACTGAAATGGAAGATGAGGGTGAAATTTATGAAAGTATCGAGGATATTTGGCCCGATTATCCAACCAAAGAAGATTTTTTCTTTCATGAAGATGAATATTAA
- a CDS encoding DUF3822 family protein yields the protein METGNNFFDPTYIHKYNLSVFLTKDGFSFIVSDENGNYLLKKNIQIKNSSDNSLTDQYLSIIEDNNILKENFKKKKIIFCTDKFTFIPKEFFDPGDIAEYYNFNIGELEENHSPYYVQSSVSNLFTVFSFNKDVVGFLEKNFTDAEFTASISNFIDLVSDDAVVIGNAVFAHKRKDILEIVIYKNNKFFAANSFNVKSEKDTVYFLLSAFNNYDLDGNFVPLSVSGDVNVKSEEFNLLSKYISNLVVSNEDNKWYL from the coding sequence ATGGAAACTGGGAATAATTTCTTCGATCCTACTTATATTCATAAATATAATCTATCCGTCTTTTTAACTAAAGACGGATTTTCTTTTATTGTATCCGACGAAAACGGTAATTATTTGCTGAAAAAAAATATTCAAATAAAGAACAGCTCCGATAATTCATTGACCGATCAATACTTGTCGATAATAGAAGATAATAACATTTTAAAGGAAAATTTTAAAAAGAAAAAGATTATTTTCTGTACAGATAAATTTACTTTCATCCCTAAAGAATTTTTCGATCCGGGTGATATTGCTGAATATTATAATTTCAATATAGGTGAACTTGAAGAAAATCATTCGCCTTATTATGTACAGTCATCAGTTTCGAATTTATTTACGGTTTTTTCTTTTAATAAAGATGTTGTAGGGTTTTTAGAAAAAAACTTTACAGATGCGGAGTTTACCGCTTCAATTTCAAATTTTATAGATTTGGTTTCGGATGATGCTGTTGTAATCGGAAATGCTGTATTTGCACACAAAAGAAAAGATATTCTGGAAATTGTAATCTATAAAAACAATAAATTCTTTGCGGCAAATTCTTTTAATGTGAAATCAGAGAAAGATACTGTGTATTTTCTTTTGAGTGCATTTAATAATTATGATCTTGATGGGAACTTTGTTCCGCTTTCGGTTTCGGGAGATGTAAATGTAAAATCGGAAGAATTTAATTTATTGTCTAAATATATTAGTAATCTCGTAGTTTCCAATGAGGATAATAAGTGGTACTTATAA
- a CDS encoding GH3 auxin-responsive promoter family protein, whose protein sequence is MASITKSLSSVFFRKHLQKIKRFKEEPIEIQNAIFKDLINRAANTTWGQNYNYSSFSSIADFRESVPLSTYEDLEPYFQEIMNGKQNLLWPDKIQWFSKSSGTTTGKSKFIPVSKETLFGCHYDAGRAMVATYIDNRDNTKLLFGKNISVSGSYLQEVSGKNHYLVGDISAILMQNLPKWAEYIKIPSKKLTLISDWEEKINMIAEAVVKRNVVSFLGVPSWMLVILRKIEEVSGKSIDETWPNLEVFFHGGVDFAPYRDRYNALIKNPNMRYMGAYNASEGYFAFQDDLNTEDMLLLLDYGIFYEFVPIDLLSEGSHFAVGLEDVKIGENYAMVISTNSGLWRYVIGDTITFTSLNPFKIKITGRTKAFINVVGEELILDNTNKAINIACKKTGAILSDYTVAPKFYKEGNTSHEWLVEFEKQPNDIDEFTKYLDDALMEVNSDYKAKRFHDMVLRPPEVIMVSQGTFYKWFKSKNKLGGQNKMPRLSNNRNIVDEILFMLQKS, encoded by the coding sequence ATGGCTTCTATAACAAAATCATTATCTTCCGTTTTTTTCAGGAAACATCTGCAAAAAATAAAAAGATTTAAAGAAGAACCAATTGAAATACAGAATGCGATTTTCAAAGATCTGATAAACAGAGCTGCAAACACTACCTGGGGACAAAATTATAACTATTCATCATTTTCTAGCATTGCCGATTTTAGGGAAAGTGTTCCGCTAAGTACTTATGAAGATCTTGAGCCGTATTTTCAGGAAATAATGAACGGCAAACAAAATCTATTGTGGCCTGATAAAATTCAATGGTTTTCAAAATCCTCCGGAACAACAACGGGTAAAAGTAAATTTATTCCGGTAAGTAAAGAAACTCTTTTTGGCTGTCATTATGATGCCGGAAGAGCGATGGTTGCTACATATATCGACAACAGAGATAATACAAAACTTCTATTCGGAAAAAATATTTCGGTTTCCGGAAGTTATTTACAAGAAGTAAGCGGAAAAAACCATTATCTTGTAGGTGATATTTCCGCTATTTTAATGCAAAATCTGCCGAAATGGGCTGAATATATTAAAATTCCATCAAAGAAGTTAACCTTAATCAGCGATTGGGAAGAGAAGATAAATATGATAGCTGAAGCTGTTGTAAAAAGAAATGTAGTAAGTTTTCTCGGAGTTCCATCGTGGATGTTAGTCATTCTTAGAAAGATAGAAGAAGTATCAGGAAAATCTATCGATGAAACCTGGCCAAATCTCGAAGTCTTTTTCCATGGCGGAGTTGATTTCGCTCCGTACAGAGATAGATATAATGCACTGATAAAGAATCCTAATATGAGATATATGGGAGCTTATAATGCATCGGAAGGTTATTTTGCCTTTCAGGATGATTTGAATACCGAAGACATGCTTTTACTTCTTGATTATGGAATCTTTTATGAATTCGTTCCTATTGATCTGCTTAGCGAAGGCTCCCATTTTGCCGTTGGCCTTGAAGATGTAAAAATCGGAGAAAACTACGCAATGGTCATTTCAACCAACAGCGGATTATGGCGTTATGTTATAGGCGATACCATTACTTTTACGTCTTTGAATCCTTTTAAAATAAAAATCACAGGCCGTACCAAAGCTTTTATCAATGTTGTAGGAGAAGAACTTATCCTCGACAATACAAATAAAGCTATAAATATTGCATGCAAAAAGACTGGCGCAATTTTATCGGATTATACCGTTGCCCCGAAATTTTACAAAGAAGGTAATACATCACATGAATGGTTGGTCGAATTTGAGAAACAACCTAATGATATTGATGAGTTTACAAAATATCTCGACGATGCTTTAATGGAGGTTAATTCGGATTATAAGGCTAAACGTTTCCATGATATGGTATTGCGACCACCTGAGGTTATTATGGTATCGCAAGGAACTTTCTATAAATGGTTTAAAAGTAAGAATAAATTAGGCGGACAAAATAAAATGCCTCGTTTATCTAATAATAGAAATATTGTTGATGAAATTCTTTTTATGTTACAAAAATCTTAG
- a CDS encoding type I restriction enzyme HsdR N-terminal domain-containing protein: MLDYKPNIRINSENKYEIFDPVRKIFVALTEEEAVRQYMIFLLHSKHGISYALMGVEKQIKVFSMTKRPDIIVFDNKGNVQIIVECKAPNVEIDQNTLDQIIRYNMKLKAKYLILSNGGNIYCVECGEGAAKQIMFEELEVEN; the protein is encoded by the coding sequence ATGTTAGATTATAAACCAAATATCAGAATAAATTCAGAAAATAAATATGAAATATTTGATCCGGTTAGAAAAATATTCGTCGCTCTAACTGAAGAAGAAGCGGTTAGACAATATATGATTTTTCTACTTCATTCCAAACATGGAATTTCATACGCGCTTATGGGAGTCGAAAAACAAATTAAGGTTTTCTCAATGACTAAAAGACCGGATATTATTGTTTTCGATAATAAAGGAAATGTTCAAATTATTGTAGAATGTAAGGCTCCTAATGTTGAAATAGACCAGAACACACTGGATCAGATTATTAGATACAACATGAAATTAAAAGCTAAATATTTGATTCTATCAAACGGCGGCAATATTTATTGTGTCGAATGCGGAGAAGGTGCCGCTAAACAAATTATGTTCGAAGAGTTAGAAGTTGAAAATTGA
- the tgt gene encoding tRNA guanosine(34) transglycosylase Tgt: MFKYELLAQDTDTKARVGVLHTDHGDIPTPIFMPVGTAGTVKAVHIKDVKDDINAKIILGNTYHLYLRPGTEILEATGGLHKFNGWNLPILTDSGGYQVYSLTHIRKITEEGVKFQSHIDGSYHFFTPEKVIDIERSIGADIIMAFDECTPFPCEYKYAEKSLKLTHNWLKRCIERYRTTDNKYGYHQELFPIVQGSVYRDLRKQSAEFVAEFGTEGNAIGGLAVGEPAEIMYELTEHVCDILPKGKARYLMGVGTPENILECISLGVDMFDCVMPTRNGRNGMLFTNSGIINIKNKKWEKDFSVIDELCPSFVSAGYSKAYVRHLFAAHEILGGMIASQHNLAFYLQLVTEAREHILAGDFKNWKESTLKTIMKRL, from the coding sequence ATGTTTAAATACGAATTATTAGCACAAGATACTGATACTAAGGCGAGAGTCGGAGTGCTCCATACTGATCACGGAGATATTCCCACACCGATTTTCATGCCTGTCGGAACGGCCGGAACGGTAAAAGCCGTACATATTAAAGATGTAAAAGATGATATCAATGCTAAAATAATCTTGGGAAATACTTACCATCTGTACTTACGTCCCGGAACGGAAATTCTCGAAGCCACCGGCGGATTACATAAATTCAACGGTTGGAATTTACCCATACTTACGGATAGCGGCGGCTATCAGGTTTACTCACTTACGCATATCAGAAAAATCACCGAAGAAGGAGTAAAATTTCAATCGCATATCGACGGATCATACCATTTTTTTACTCCGGAAAAAGTTATCGACATAGAAAGGAGCATCGGCGCCGATATAATCATGGCTTTTGATGAATGCACCCCTTTTCCCTGCGAATACAAATATGCTGAGAAATCACTTAAACTAACTCATAACTGGCTGAAAAGGTGTATTGAAAGATATAGAACAACGGATAATAAATACGGCTATCATCAAGAACTTTTTCCTATTGTTCAAGGCAGTGTTTATAGAGATTTAAGAAAACAATCAGCGGAGTTTGTCGCTGAATTCGGAACGGAAGGCAACGCTATCGGCGGATTGGCTGTAGGAGAACCTGCAGAAATAATGTACGAATTAACGGAACATGTTTGTGATATTTTACCAAAAGGTAAGGCAAGATACTTAATGGGCGTAGGAACTCCCGAAAATATTCTCGAATGTATTTCACTCGGAGTTGATATGTTTGATTGTGTTATGCCCACTAGAAACGGCCGGAACGGAATGTTGTTCACCAATTCGGGCATAATCAATATAAAAAATAAAAAATGGGAAAAAGATTTTTCCGTTATTGATGAACTTTGTCCGTCTTTCGTAAGCGCCGGTTATTCAAAAGCTTATGTCAGGCATCTTTTTGCTGCACATGAAATATTGGGCGGTATGATTGCCAGTCAACATAATTTAGCTTTCTATCTTCAATTAGTTACGGAAGCAAGAGAACATATTCTTGCCGGCGATTTTAAGAATTGGAAAGAAAGTACGCTAAAAACGATTATGAAAAGATTATAA
- the coaD gene encoding pantetheine-phosphate adenylyltransferase — MAKRTAVFPGSFDPITQGHEAIILRALRIFDEIIVAVGVNIEKRYLFSVETREKWIKHTFRDYPQVKVESYTGLTVDFCKKVGAEFIIRGLRTSADFEFERIVGQVNKKLYSEIETVFLLAAPELTSLNSSIVRDIVINGGDASIFVPEGVIITSEDLETN, encoded by the coding sequence ATGGCAAAAAGAACAGCTGTTTTTCCTGGATCTTTCGATCCGATTACTCAAGGGCATGAGGCTATAATTCTCAGAGCTTTGAGAATTTTCGATGAAATTATTGTTGCTGTAGGTGTTAACATTGAAAAAAGGTATCTTTTTTCCGTTGAAACCCGTGAAAAATGGATTAAACATACTTTCAGAGATTATCCTCAAGTTAAAGTTGAAAGTTATACCGGATTAACAGTAGATTTTTGTAAGAAAGTCGGCGCCGAATTTATAATTCGCGGATTACGTACTTCCGCCGACTTTGAGTTTGAGAGAATTGTAGGTCAGGTGAATAAGAAACTTTATTCTGAAATTGAAACCGTATTTCTACTCGCCGCTCCGGAACTTACTTCTCTGAATTCTTCTATTGTCAGAGACATTGTTATTAACGGCGGCGATGCGTCTATATTTGTCCCCGAAGGAGTTATTATCACGAGTGAAGATCTTGAAACCAACTGA
- a CDS encoding glycosyltransferase: MFFNTEILKDSLFIVIAGITVLLFIIQIISLIRAGYSFILKKKNFVSENTRELPPVSILICMRDNFHLIKKHISALRNQEYGEYEIIVVNYTSQDVENEDFIMWTRQIPNLTYFNIHERNNFQCSKIYPLSVGVKAAKYELILTTHLDCFPTSIYWLRSMVSSLGSKNNVAGIANFKSGKGFFNKLIRYEQSCYNIEFLSYISNNHPYTVSTRNFLFKKSDFLVPVNLMHHYQTCNDGTAVFNKLTGKGKTAYIFDDYSQISIDSKQNMSTWFTHVSRRFSNVRYSKSSGKIIKFLYTLSTLLFFIACILLCILYTQIVIPILVLILIRMIVWFCIKYNSLKKLNQPDLLSVFPFLEIILWFLIPVFYFSSLKMKKNLWV, translated from the coding sequence ATGTTTTTCAATACAGAGATACTTAAAGATTCACTTTTTATAGTAATTGCAGGCATTACTGTATTACTTTTCATTATTCAAATTATTTCATTGATACGAGCCGGCTATTCTTTTATATTAAAGAAAAAAAACTTTGTATCCGAGAATACCCGCGAACTGCCTCCGGTTTCTATATTAATTTGCATGAGAGATAATTTTCATCTTATCAAAAAACATATCTCCGCATTGAGGAATCAGGAATATGGCGAATATGAAATCATAGTTGTAAATTATACATCGCAAGATGTTGAAAATGAAGATTTCATAATGTGGACAAGGCAGATACCGAATCTTACATATTTTAACATACACGAAAGAAATAATTTTCAATGTTCCAAGATTTATCCTCTTTCTGTGGGAGTAAAGGCAGCTAAGTACGAATTGATTTTAACGACGCATTTGGATTGTTTCCCTACAAGTATATACTGGCTCCGTTCAATGGTTTCGAGTTTGGGTTCTAAGAATAATGTTGCCGGAATTGCCAATTTTAAATCAGGAAAAGGATTTTTTAATAAGTTAATACGTTATGAGCAAAGTTGTTACAATATTGAATTTTTATCTTATATTTCTAATAATCATCCATATACCGTAAGTACAAGAAACTTTTTGTTTAAGAAATCCGATTTTCTCGTTCCGGTAAATTTAATGCATCATTACCAGACTTGTAATGACGGTACTGCGGTTTTCAACAAACTTACAGGAAAGGGTAAAACAGCTTATATTTTTGATGATTATTCCCAAATAAGCATTGATTCAAAGCAAAATATGAGCACTTGGTTTACTCATGTCTCACGAAGATTTTCTAATGTAAGGTATTCAAAATCATCAGGTAAAATAATAAAATTTTTATATACTTTAAGCACATTATTATTTTTTATCGCCTGTATTCTTCTTTGTATTTTATATACACAAATTGTTATACCGATTCTTGTATTGATTTTAATCAGAATGATTGTTTGGTTTTGTATCAAATATAATTCCCTGAAAAAATTAAATCAACCCGATCTGCTTTCTGTTTTTCCTTTTTTGGAAATAATATTATGGTTTTTAATACCGGTTTTTTATTTTTCATCATTGAAGATGAAGAAGAATTTGTGGGTGTAA